The following DNA comes from Ictalurus punctatus breed USDA103 chromosome 19, Coco_2.0, whole genome shotgun sequence.
CATTCACTCTCGCTGATAAAATGACCTAATTCTAGAAGCGGATGTTCTGGGGGAGGAAGAGAAGATCAGAAAGGACAAAATATCACAGATTGGCCATATAccagtgtttatttaacatttttaaaggtCGCTTGTAATATTATTTGGGCAAAATGACAAAAGTATCACATGACATCAGGACAGTTGCCACCTGAAGGTATCGCAATACATGATATATGTACAGTGTAGCACACTATTTAGTTTTAATAAGCTGAGCTCGGAACAAACACAACATACTGGCAATAGAAAAGTTCTAGggggggtggggttggggggggggggggggggggggggttggtaaCCATATAAAGTTAATGATAAAAGtccagtgtttatttttaattaaaagctgtaataaaaataaacaataaatggaCAAGTTGCAAATTGAATGTCTATTCAGTTACTCATAACAATGGAAATGGTCAGTGTGGTAGAAGCATTGATCCCAGTACTCCCAGAAAAATGGATTGCAATAATTGCTTTCATATTGCTCACCGTTAAAGTTTTTACCAACCCGGCTTAACGTTAGTTCACTCGTCCCTCTGTCACTTTTCTGTTATAGCTGGTGGAGGCCCTCGTCTGGCCAACTCCCCCTTGGTCATAGTGATGGTTGGTCTGCCTGCCAGGGGCAAAACATACATTTCAAGGAAGCTCACTCGTTACCTCAACTGGATCGGCATCCCTACCAAAGGTAAACTAACCAAATTCCACAAATCCTCCTGActggatatttacatttatacaaaggCGACGTGAACGTGAGGCAGAATCCAATACAAGCTGATAGTTAAAGCTGTTTCACAAGGCTCTCGATCAATATTTGTCCATctttatttttccagtcttcaacgtTGGTGAGTATCGCAGAGAGACGGTAAAGAACTACAGCTCATATGACTTCTTCAAATCAGACAACAAGGAGGCAGTCAAAATAAGAGAGTGAGTCAGACAGCTAATTTAATACAGCCTTAGTCAGTAAAATGagatagtaataaataaaattgttcattatgttttcctttttgtcCTTTTCCTTAGACAATGTGCCTTAGCTGCTCTCCAAGATGTCAAGATGTACCTCGATGAGCTGGGTGGTCAAGTTGCAGTAAGTATCCTCTCTCTAGACCGTATAACTACATACACGAGGTACAGATTCTTACCGGTATCACTGTCTGTAGGTTTTCGATGCCACAAACACAACCAGAGAAAGAAGAGACATGATCCTGGAGTTTGGTGCTGAGAACAGCTTCAAGGTTGGTTATTTGAGCACAGCATTTGTCATAATGCCTTTGGTAGATGCTTTTGTTCAAAGCGACTTAAAAGTGAGGCACGATCCAAAAGACTGTTTCCTCTTACAGATCTTCTTCATCGAGTCCCTTTGTGACGACCCAAACGTCATTGCTACCAACATCATGGTATGTTTTGCGATAAACAGCCAGTCCGAAGTTAAAACCATTTCTGGATTAAATGAGGGCTACTTACTACTAAAAGAGATCCTGATTAGATTTTCAGAAAGTGATTAAAATATGAACTTGCtttaaaaacaggaagtgaaggtCTCCTGTCCTGACTACCAAGACTGCAACAAAACAGACGCCGTGGAAGATTTTCAGAAGAGGATCGAGTGTTATAGAGCAAACTATCAGCCTCTGGACCCTGATGATTATGACAGGTACTCACACAAACACGGGTTTATCTCAAGCTGCCCCCGTGTGGTATTGAAATGATCGTAAATACGATTTCCTGACCTAAAAGTTGCACATCAATGTCCCTTCACATCCATAATTACCAGTGGGGGCTTAGGGGAAAGGTTGATACCTGAATTCAATATTTTTTCTATCCTTTGCACTTTGAAGTACAGAAACAATTGAAGACAATTTCAATGGTTGATTGTagataatcttttttttttctgaatacaACCTACTTTTAGTAGAGAGACTTGCCAATACATATGAGATTGAAAGATTAAATAATACTCTGCAAAAACTGTGTATCCATTAataagtagtaaaaaaaaacaattctctCTTCATACTTAACCTTGATTTCACTTTACTTTCAGGAACTTCTCCTTTATCAAGGTGATCGACGTGGGCCGCAGATTCCTAGTGAACTGCATCCAGGATCACATCCAGAGCCGCATCGTCTACTACCTAATGAACATCCACGTCCAACCACGCTCTATCTACCTGTGCAGACACGGTGAGAGTCAGCACAACCTGCAGGGCCGCCTGGGAGGAGACTCGGGCCTCTCTACTCGTGGTAGAAAGGTACGGTTAACAGGAAGAAACATATTTCGTATCACTGGGCTGAGCTTTGCACGGAAAATGTGCTTTCTAAATAGTTAACCTGAtggtttattcatttaaaatactcTTTCTGTACTTACATAAAAAATGATTCATGCATTTCATTTTATGTATGAGCTCAGATAGTGATCTAGTAGGATAGGCCCAGTGGCTTGAAACCATATGTAAATTCTTAAAGCTTGACGTGGCTTTAGACAAAACTTGTGGGctatgctagctagctacctaattTTGCTAATGTTCGTGATGAACATATTCTTGGTTGTGCTGGTAGAATTTGACATGTTTGGGTTACTATTTATCTCAAGTTAAAACTCTGTGTAAAATGcagtccaaaaaacaaaactatctGTGCCAAATGAAAGCTTTTACTTGTCTGGCTAGCTATGTGCTACCATGAGATAACGTAAGAGAACGATATTCCATACACACTTTCTGCATTTTCCAGCATATCAGTCTTCATGCAGGCCGTGATTGCTCTGTAAAATCTACCTAGGGATAAtacttttaaagaaaattgggggaaaaaattcttCTGTATCATTTGTATGTGTTGACCGTATTGCGAACACACGCTTGCAAGCATACAGAGAATCTCTGCACAACTGAGACAGCGTTAAGTGaagtttttttacattttaatatatttttttttatactgatgTGATATTTGTactaaattaatttaatacTCGTATactaataattgttttttttgttctttccgTAACAGTTGTTCTATTTTATACATTTCCTTACATTTGAAATGATGGGAGATGTGAACTTGTATACTGATGTGAATGTTGAAtcagtaaaggaaaaaaaagatttctccATCTGCAGTTTCCTTATCATGTAGAGGAGATTTTGAGGTAAATCACAGCATGGTTGGCCTTAACAGATCTGATTgattgaaaaataattaacaataaatcCAGGTTACGTTTAATACGTGACATAGTATCATACTGTTTTATTATAGCAGAAGGTACTGTATACTGAACCGGACTACTGACGTGTATGGGATACTGCGCTCTTACGTTATAGTATAATTGTAAAGTAATAGTACAGTTGTAGAAGGACTGTAGTAACAGAACTTGGTACTGATTCCCAGTAAGTTTGAGGTTCAAAAATACTGTTGCGGTATTTCCTCAACACGACTTTCTGCTTTTAATCTGCAGTGTAGTGTCGTGTGCTATAATGCAGTGTGTGGCAGGAGGGCATGGGGGTGTTTTCTAATTTGCACATCATCTTTCTTTCTGCAGTTCGCTGGAGCTCTGTCCAAGTTTGTCGGGGAGCAGAATCTTAAGAACCTGAAAGTATGGACAAGCCAGCTAAAGCGAAGCATTCAGACTGCTGAAGCGCTGAACGTGCCGTACGAGCAGTGGAAAGCCCTGAACGAGATCGATGCAGTACGTTCATCAACATGGCCTTAAAACCTTCCTTTAATCTCTTGCCAAAAGTATTTTCCGTATGTTCAGCCGTATATGTTTGTTGTGAATGTCAACAGGGCGTGTGTGAAGAAATGACATATGAAGAAATGCGGGAGCGATACCCTGATGAGTTCGCTCTCAGAGATCAGGACAAGTATTATTACCGCTACCCTACTGGGGAGGTGAGTGCCATCGCGTCGCACAGAATCATGGTGTGCCGTACAAACCTCCAAAACTGTCATATTACACTGATacaaataataacagtaattatAAACTAGACTATAGACTAAAGGAATTAGTTGTTTGAATTAGTCtagaatttttttcccccaaacaaaTTGTATTCATGCTTGCTGTAACCGCTGCTTTAAACTCTATCAGCATGTAACAATTCTACTCGTCCATTACCAGAACTTCTATATATTTAGGACCTGTAATGCTCACAATGTCTAAATCTTCCAGCACAATAATTGCCTAATCATTTGTCCCAGCTCCAAACATTATTACAATAGTGTAATttgtaccacagtgctgctgaatgctcaattctgattggtcagacagtGATGATTAATATTCAGTAATAGCAGCTTTGACTGTAGCTGAGTACAGTAGCAATGATCACTTTTATGCTAACAGTAGGAATACACAGGGGCCTGTATGGCAGAGGCTACacttaaacaaatttaaaatgtaaatcactgATAGGGTTGATCTTTGTAACAGCACACCATGTCATTTTCTATTCCTTACATAAAAATAACTTGTTCTCAATTACAGCACCACTTTTAAAAGGACACATATGAGACTGCCTATTGAATTTGTCCAAAACGAGCACCCTTTTGATGCATCATGAAATGGTGATGATTATTGTTCTTGCTGAAcattcccttttttcttttttcccatcTGCAGTCTTACCAGGACCTGGTGCAGCGGGTGGAGCCGGTGATCATGGAGCTCGAAAGGCAGGAGAATGTTCTAGTCATCTGTCACCAAGCTGTCATGCGCTGCCTCCTTGCCTACTTCCTAGACAAGAGTGCTGGTGAGCATTGTGTAGCGCATCACTCCTGATTAGCTACTGTTTTTGGATGCTTTGTGTTGAagggtcatgtgactgatccTTGGCTTTCTGGCTGCAGATGAGATGCCGTACCTAAAGTGTCCACTCCACACCATATTGAAGCTGACCCCAGTGGCCTATGGTAAGAAGAGCCTTGTCATTATTCGCATTTTTAGACTTCTTACCATGTTTTCCAGATGTTAAATCAGCCCAGAATATAAGACTCACCCCCGAGGTTTTGTTtacttgaagaaaaaaatggtcTGAACTTACAGTCTTGATGTTAATCACCGTATAAGGTCAGATCTTAATGTGAAAACTTGTAATTCACTTTATAAGGAACGTTTGTCTGTCTGGTCACTCTTACGCATTTGTTCAACGTTATCTTCATCATAACCCCAAGCTAACAGTGTAGCTGCCAATAACCTTCTTGAAGCATTACAATTAGGATCGAGCAAAAATGAAATCATAAAAGGAGAAACAAactggtggtttttttttgctaatctTTCCAGGATGTAAAGTGGAGTCTATCTCGTTAAACATTGAAGCAGTAAACACACACCGGGATAGACCTGAGGTAAAAATACAGCATGCACACAGAAATTGCAATACATGCGCATACCAAGTTAGACCTCATGCCtgattatctctctctctcgttttttttttttttctttctctctctctctgtctctctaggAGATGAGGAGAAGTCAAGGCACTCTGATTAGGAGGAACAGCGTGACTCCGCTCACGAGTCACGAACCCACAAAGAGGCCTCGTATGGATAGCCTGGACGATGCAGCCATTCCCGAACTCACTCCAGCACCAATGAGCTTCTGTGCCAGTGCAACCAACCCCCTCGCACTGTCCACACAGGTATGATAAACCCTCGGTGTGTGCAGTTTTGTGTGGATGTGTTTGTATAAATGTGGCGGCCTGGAAAAAACCCTTCACGTGGTGAAatgttgacattttctactaaatattttttttaaataccagtTTCAGTCAAAACAAAACTTTCTGTAACATTTCCCGGAATTCAGATGCAACCACATCTGACAGGATTTCCCAGACCGCCACACTCTTATCACTCGTCTGCTACTAACAGAGATCCATGTGCTCTAATCATTTAGTCAcactcccccccccacac
Coding sequences within:
- the pfkfb3 gene encoding 6-phosphofructo-2-kinase/fructose-2,6-bisphosphatase 3 isoform X1: MKEMTRELTQTRIQKIWVPSKEEKPTVPRKSGGGPRLANSPLVIVMVGLPARGKTYISRKLTRYLNWIGIPTKVFNVGEYRRETVKNYSSYDFFKSDNKEAVKIREQCALAALQDVKMYLDELGGQVAVFDATNTTRERRDMILEFGAENSFKIFFIESLCDDPNVIATNIMEVKVSCPDYQDCNKTDAVEDFQKRIECYRANYQPLDPDDYDRNFSFIKVIDVGRRFLVNCIQDHIQSRIVYYLMNIHVQPRSIYLCRHGESQHNLQGRLGGDSGLSTRGRKFAGALSKFVGEQNLKNLKVWTSQLKRSIQTAEALNVPYEQWKALNEIDAGVCEEMTYEEMRERYPDEFALRDQDKYYYRYPTGESYQDLVQRVEPVIMELERQENVLVICHQAVMRCLLAYFLDKSADEMPYLKCPLHTILKLTPVAYGCKVESISLNIEAVNTHRDRPEEMRRSQGTLIRRNSVTPLTSHEPTKRPRMDSLDDAAIPELTPAPMSFCASATNPLALSTQDLKHHITEEHDIVRLCQ
- the pfkfb3 gene encoding 6-phosphofructo-2-kinase/fructose-2,6-bisphosphatase 3 isoform X2; this translates as MKEMTRELTQTRIQKIWVPSKEEKPTVPRKSGGGPRLANSPLVIVMVGLPARGKTYISRKLTRYLNWIGIPTKVFNVGEYRRETVKNYSSYDFFKSDNKEAVKIREQCALAALQDVKMYLDELGGQVAVFDATNTTRERRDMILEFGAENSFKIFFIESLCDDPNVIATNIMEVKVSCPDYQDCNKTDAVEDFQKRIECYRANYQPLDPDDYDRNFSFIKVIDVGRRFLVNCIQDHIQSRIVYYLMNIHVQPRSIYLCRHGESQHNLQGRLGGDSGLSTRGRKFAGALSKFVGEQNLKNLKVWTSQLKRSIQTAEALNVPYEQWKALNEIDAGVCEEMTYEEMRERYPDEFALRDQDKYYYRYPTGESYQDLVQRVEPVIMELERQENVLVICHQAVMRCLLAYFLDKSADEMPYLKCPLHTILKLTPVAYGCKVESISLNIEAVNTHRDRPEEMRRSQGTLIRRNSVTPLTSHEPTKRPRMDSLDDAAIPELTPAPMSFCASATNPLALSTQHWLGLACLRTLFHYLTVVSVLLFQR